GGGTGACGTGCGCGAAAGCGCCCACGTCTGGATCAATGGGCAAGATGCGGGTTTCATCTGGAGCTACCCCTACGAGAAGAAGGTAGGCACGTACTTGAAGAAGGGCAAAAACACGCTGAAGCTGGAAATAGCCAACCTCATGGCGAACCGCATCATCGACTTAGACAAGCGCAAAGTGGAGTGGCGCAAGTACCACGAAATCAACTTTGTGGACTTATACTACAAACCATTTGATGCTTCTGGCTGGGAGCTGCAACCTTCTGGCTTGCTAGGCCCCGTTACGCTACAAGCGTTAGCAACGAGCAATGAGTCCCGGACAATGAACAGTGGGCAATAACCGCCGGGGAGTTGCTCAAAGCTAGCTCTAACGAAGAAACCCCTGGGCTGCGCAGCTCAGGGGTTTCTTCGTTAGGGCTTTTCATAATTTATGTTCTTACTTGCTCTCCAGACCGCGCCCTTTTAAGCAAGCTGGTTAGCCCCGACGTCAGGCTAACAGCTCTTGTTCAGTGTTTCCCACTCATTCATTGTTCATTGCTTTATGCCTTTACTTCTCGTGCTGGCGGCCGTAGTGCTACTGCTTATTCTGACGATAGGCTTTAAACTCAACGCGTTCATCGCTCTGATTCTCGTAGCCATGGCGCTGGGTTTGGCCGAAGGCATGGCGGCAAAAGCGGTATTAACCTCCATTCAGAATGGCATCGGCAGCATGCTAGGATCGGTAGCGATGATCCTGGGATTTGGGGCCATGCTCGGCACGCTGCTCATCGAGAGTGGGGCCGTGCAGCGGATTACCTACCAACTCATTCGCGCCTTCGGCACGAAGCACATCCAGTGGGCCGTGATGCTGACTGGGTTTGTGGTGGGCCTGCCGATGTACTACATGGCGGGTTTTGTGCTGTTGGTGCCGCTGGTATTTGCCATTGCGGCGTCTACGCGGCTGCCGCTGCTGTACGTGGGCGTGCCGCTGGTAGCAGCGCTGTCGGTTACGCACGGCTACCTGCCACCGCATCCCGGCCCAACAGCCATAGCGGTGCTGTTCAAGGCCGATATTTCGCTGACATTGCTCTATGGGCTAGTTATTGCCGTGCCGGCCGTCATTATCGCAGGGCCCATCTTCTCGAAGTTTCTGAAGCGCTACAATCCAACACCACCGGCTGGGCTAGCTATGCCCAAAGAGTTTACGGAAGCGGAGATGCCTAGCTTCGGGGTCAGCTTGTTTACCGTGCTCACGCCGGTGCTGCTGATGGCGCTCGGAGCCGTCGCTGCGCTAGTGCTGCCAGCCGCGTCCAAAACACGACAGTTGCTGGAGTTCATCAGCGACGCCAACCTAGCTATGCTCATCTCGGTGCTCGTGGCCATGGTGACGCTCGGGCTCAGCCGGGGCAAAAATATGAAGCAGGTAATGGACTTAATCGGAGCTTCTATCTCCGGCATTGCCATGATTCTACTGGTCATTGCTGGCGGCGGCGCCCTGAAGCAAGTGCTAGTAGATAGTGGCGTAGGAAACTACATCACGGCCATGTTCAACGACTTACATCTGTCGCCGCTGTTCATGGCGTGGGCTATTGCGGCCATTCTGCGCATCTGCTTAGGTACTTCCACGGTGGCTTCGCTGACGGCCGGCGGCGTGGTGCTGCCCCTGATAGGTACTACAGCCGTGAAGCCGGAGCTGATGGTACTGGCGGTAGGGGCGGGCAGCTTAGTGTGTTCGCACGTCAACGACCCAGGCTTTTGGATTTTTAAAGAATACTTCAACCTGACCATTCCGCAAACCCTTGCCACCTGGACGGTGCTCGAAACGGTAGTTTCAGTGATTGGCTTAGTAGGTGTATTTGCCTTGGATGTGGTAGTGTAAATTTCTGTTAAGCAAAGAGTTGATGATAAAATCAACGAAGGCAAAGCTATACGGTAGCGTGCTACATATGCTTGAGCTTTAATTATGCGTATACTGAGGTAAAGCAATCATTTCAACACACTAAGCATGGCCAGTGGCAGTATTTTCATTGTAATGGGCGTGTCGGGCAGCGGCAAGACAACGATAGGGCAAATGCTGGCGAAGAAGCTAGCCATACCGTTCCACGACGCCGACGATTTTCATTCAGCCGCTAACAAGGCCAAAATGGGCAGCGGCATCCCGCTTACCGACGACGACCGCAAAGATTGGCTCGCGCAGATGGCAGCGGGCATCACCGAGTGGGAAAAAACCGGCGGGGCGGTGCTAGCCTGCTCGGCCCTGAAAGAAGCCTACCGACAGACGCTGCAAGGTGGCGCTGAGCAGCCTATTAAGTGGATATTTCTGGATGGCTCGCGCGAACTGCTACGCAGCCGTCTGGAGCACCGGACGGATCATTACATGAAAGCTGATCTACTTGATTCGCAGCTGAATACGTTGGAAAAGCCTGGCTATGGCTTGCGCATAGAACTGAGCAATGAGCAGCGCCCGCAGGACGTGATAACCCAAATCACGCGTTATTACGATTTAGAGCAGGTTGAGCATAAGTAACTCATTGCAGCTAGGCAGTGATTTTTGCCCGTCATCCTGACGCAGGAAGGACCTTATTACGCCCGCACAACCTAGGTTTGTAGTCGGAATAAGGTCCTTCCTGCGTCAGTAGTCAGTATAACAGACGGGTTTGCCGGAGTGTGGTATTTACTCCACCAACGACACCCGAATTTTCCGGCCTTTTATTTTGGCACCCGTTACGCGTTCGGCTACTTCCTGGGCCTGCTGCCGCGGCACGGCCACGTAGCTGTAGTGGTCGAACACTTCGATGTGACCAACAGCTTCGCGCTCCAGGCCGCCGTGGGCCACGAAGGTGCCCACCAAATCGTGCGCACTCACCTTGTCCTTGCGCCCCGCCGAAACGTGTAGGGTCGTGCTAACTGGCTTGGGGGTTTTGGGGGCAGAAGGTGGCAGTTTTGGCGCCTGCATAGGCTTCCACTGAATCGTCTCGGCGACGGGCCACTTCTGCACGTGGCTTTGCTCGGCGGGCGTAGCGAGCAGGTGCGCGGTGCCTTCGGCGCCAGCGCGGGCGGTGCGGCCGGCCCGGTGTTGGAAGGCGTCGGCTTTGTCCGGCGACTCGTATTGCACCACCGTATCCAGGGCCGTCACGTCGAGGCCGCGGGCGGCTACATCGGTGGCTACCAGCACTTGGCTAGAGCCATTGCGCAATTTCATAAGAGCTTTGTCGCGCTCGGGCTGGGGCATTTTGCCGTGCAGTACCTCAGCTGCCACCCCGCGGCCTACTAGGAAGCGCGCTACCTCCTGGCACTTCTCGCGGGTGTTGCAGAATACCAGCACCCGACCGGCATCGGGCTGCTGAAGTAGGTGATACAAGGCAGCGGGCTTTTTTTCCGCCGTCCCCACGTGGCCGATCAACGTCAGATTTTCGGGAATGCGGCCTTCTTCCTCACCTAGGTTCACCACGCGCGGGCGGGTGAGGTTGGCGCGAATCAGGTTCAGCACCTTATCCGACATGGTAGCCGAAAACAGCAACGTCTGACGCCGTCGCGGCAGGCGCTTCACTATCTCCACCAACTCATCCTGAAAACCTAGCTCCAAAAGTTTGTCGGCCTCGTCGAGCACGAGAGTTTTAAGCTGGTTGGGAACAATGGTGCGCCGCTCGAAGTGGTCGAGCAAGCGACCGGGCGTGGCTACCACAATGTGCGGTGCTTGCTTCAGCG
This Hymenobacter sp. GOD-10R DNA region includes the following protein-coding sequences:
- a CDS encoding DEAD/DEAH box helicase produces the protein MTTFADLGLAPTLLQALTELNFSTPTPVQEQVVPMALAGQDVAGQAPTGSGKTAAYGLSVLQQVDVTQDAMQVLVLVPARELALQVRDALKKLGKYLPNLRVAAFYGGHAMRDETSSLKQAPHIVVATPGRLLDHFERRTIVPNQLKTLVLDEADKLLELGFQDELVEIVKRLPRRRQTLLFSATMSDKVLNLIRANLTRPRVVNLGEEEGRIPENLTLIGHVGTAEKKPAALYHLLQQPDAGRVLVFCNTREKCQEVARFLVGRGVAAEVLHGKMPQPERDKALMKLRNGSSQVLVATDVAARGLDVTALDTVVQYESPDKADAFQHRAGRTARAGAEGTAHLLATPAEQSHVQKWPVAETIQWKPMQAPKLPPSAPKTPKPVSTTLHVSAGRKDKVSAHDLVGTFVAHGGLEREAVGHIEVFDHYSYVAVPRQQAQEVAERVTGAKIKGRKIRVSLVE
- a CDS encoding gluconate:H+ symporter, with amino-acid sequence MPLLLVLAAVVLLLILTIGFKLNAFIALILVAMALGLAEGMAAKAVLTSIQNGIGSMLGSVAMILGFGAMLGTLLIESGAVQRITYQLIRAFGTKHIQWAVMLTGFVVGLPMYYMAGFVLLVPLVFAIAASTRLPLLYVGVPLVAALSVTHGYLPPHPGPTAIAVLFKADISLTLLYGLVIAVPAVIIAGPIFSKFLKRYNPTPPAGLAMPKEFTEAEMPSFGVSLFTVLTPVLLMALGAVAALVLPAASKTRQLLEFISDANLAMLISVLVAMVTLGLSRGKNMKQVMDLIGASISGIAMILLVIAGGGALKQVLVDSGVGNYITAMFNDLHLSPLFMAWAIAAILRICLGTSTVASLTAGGVVLPLIGTTAVKPELMVLAVGAGSLVCSHVNDPGFWIFKEYFNLTIPQTLATWTVLETVVSVIGLVGVFALDVVV
- a CDS encoding gluconokinase — translated: MASGSIFIVMGVSGSGKTTIGQMLAKKLAIPFHDADDFHSAANKAKMGSGIPLTDDDRKDWLAQMAAGITEWEKTGGAVLACSALKEAYRQTLQGGAEQPIKWIFLDGSRELLRSRLEHRTDHYMKADLLDSQLNTLEKPGYGLRIELSNEQRPQDVITQITRYYDLEQVEHK